The Peribacillus simplex genome contains a region encoding:
- the wecB gene encoding non-hydrolyzing UDP-N-acetylglucosamine 2-epimerase, translated as MPKQRIKVMTVFGTRPEAIKMAPVVLELKKHPEEIETIVVVTAQHREMLDQVLQCFQIKPDHDLDMMKDRQTLEEITTRGLEKLSSLMKDINPDIVLVHGDTTTTFIASLAAFYNKIQIGHVEAGLRTGNKYSPYPEEMNRQLTGVLADLHFAPTNQAAENLILENKKSDCIHITGNTAIDALKTTVRKDYEHPILSSLNGDRMLLMTAHRRENIGKPMEEIFRSVKRLLEDHTDIQVVFPLHKNPVVREIAYRIFGETERLHLIEPLEVLDFHNFAAHAHLILTDSGGVQEEAPSLGVPVLVLRDTTERPEGIEAGTLLLAGIEEERIYQLASDLLTNEETYKKMATASNPYGDGFASQRIVEILLKHCGMKSPLPL; from the coding sequence ATGCCTAAACAACGTATTAAGGTCATGACCGTATTTGGTACAAGACCAGAGGCTATCAAAATGGCACCAGTCGTTTTGGAACTGAAAAAGCATCCAGAAGAAATAGAAACCATCGTGGTGGTCACCGCCCAGCATAGGGAAATGCTCGACCAAGTCTTGCAATGTTTTCAAATAAAGCCAGATCACGATTTGGATATGATGAAGGATAGACAAACATTAGAAGAGATTACGACTCGAGGGCTTGAAAAATTGAGTTCGCTCATGAAAGATATAAATCCGGATATCGTCCTCGTACATGGGGATACAACGACAACTTTCATCGCAAGCCTGGCAGCTTTCTATAATAAGATACAGATTGGTCATGTTGAAGCTGGTCTCCGGACTGGTAATAAGTATTCTCCATATCCTGAAGAAATGAATAGGCAGCTGACAGGCGTCTTAGCTGATTTGCACTTTGCGCCAACCAATCAGGCGGCAGAGAATCTAATTTTGGAAAATAAAAAGAGTGATTGTATCCATATTACTGGCAATACGGCAATCGATGCTTTGAAAACAACAGTACGGAAAGACTATGAACATCCGATTCTATCTAGTTTAAATGGGGATCGTATGTTATTGATGACAGCGCACAGACGGGAAAATATCGGAAAACCAATGGAAGAAATATTCCGTTCCGTCAAACGACTGCTTGAAGATCACACAGATATCCAGGTTGTTTTCCCGCTTCATAAAAACCCAGTAGTCCGTGAAATTGCTTACCGGATTTTTGGTGAAACGGAAAGACTTCACTTAATAGAGCCGCTTGAGGTGCTTGATTTTCATAATTTTGCGGCGCATGCCCATCTAATATTGACAGATTCCGGAGGGGTGCAAGAAGAAGCGCCCTCACTTGGTGTTCCTGTCCTTGTGTTACGCGATACAACAGAACGTCCGGAAGGAATTGAGGCTGGCACCCTTTTATTGGCAGGAATTGAGGAAGAACGAATTTATCAATTAGCCTCAGACTTACTTACAAATGAAGAAACCTATAAAAAAATGGCGACAGCTTCCAACCCATATGGAGATGGATTCGCTTCACAGCGGATTGTCGAAATCCTGTTAAAGCATTGCGGAATGAAATCCCCCCTTCCTTTATGA
- a CDS encoding Fe3+ hydroxamate ABC transporter substrate-binding protein produces MFGEDPKCGRCGKEIKGDEVVHLKMRYPKRKGMTEIKAYLKNEGSYICEVCFDKGKKPP; encoded by the coding sequence ATGTTTGGGGAAGATCCCAAGTGTGGTAGATGTGGTAAAGAAATTAAGGGGGACGAAGTCGTTCATTTGAAAATGCGTTATCCAAAGCGTAAAGGGATGACTGAAATAAAGGCATATTTAAAAAATGAAGGGAGTTACATCTGCGAAGTTTGTTTTGATAAGGGGAAAAAACCTCCCTGA